In the genome of Crassostrea angulata isolate pt1a10 chromosome 6, ASM2561291v2, whole genome shotgun sequence, the window tctcatatttttgcgtaaataattgatatggatgtcatttcatgattttattttttctaacgCATAccacatggaaatataataaatatacacaCAAAGTTCTTTTTCGACGCAGCACATAGAAAttgaaatacatataaaatttcatatcattcgggtctttagtatttcaggtcttaaGGATGTCCCATATACCGATCCCGATACATGTTTTGAAAAGATTGAAAAACTCCGAAACTTTCCGAATATATAAacgtctcgataaaaacgcgtctaacacgacagtctatgaccaacttttcatttacgagtaaaacaaaaaatatgtaatgttttaaaaggcataaaacatatatttctacatgcaaatttacctttaattcataaaaataagcataatattatttcaataaaaaaaaaactatcccgcagaaacgcagttacaatatttaaatgtgtatcaaataacagCCGCCTCCTGGCGGCCCGTAATGATGGCAAAAGAGACATTTGTTTTAGCCCTTTACTAATTTCATGTCTTAAGCTGGTATATGGCATCTTGAGAGATCTATCATGTCGATAGAAGTTATCAAAAAGCAACGTTAACAACGCTTGGTTCTTAAGTACATGTGTGTTAAaactgacaatgcaaacttttcaaaatcaCCATGAGTTttcttgtattttaaaatatagttttgttttaatagAGAAAGATATCTAACAGGAAGCGGTATGGTTATGGACGCCACGACAGCAGCACTGGTTGTTGTAGACATTCTGATGGTTCTGATCATTATCTCCACCAACATATTTGCAATCGTCCTCATTATGAAGAGGTCAAAGAAGAACTCAAAAAACATATTGCTTGTGTCTCTGTCAGTGTCAGACATCGCTATTGCAGTGTTCGTTATCCCGAATGTTATTTTCTTGAAGGTGCAAAACTCGGCCATAAGTCCAGTTTTGTGTCAGATCTGTCTCTATACGGAATACATGGCCAGCGCTGCGAATGTTTTCTCGATCTCAACTCTGGCTATAGACAGATTCAGGGCTTTGGTATTTCCTTTGCAGAACAAGGACTCAAAGCGGGAGGTTTTATACGGCGCTATCATTCTCATCTGGATTTTTTCCTTACTATACGCGGTTCGAGCACCAGTCGTTTATAGAGGAAGGATGTTTCTAGTTGGCACTGGGAAGAACTCCACGACCGTGAAATATGGCTGCGCTGTTCCGGAGTCTCTCCTGGACCTACATTCTGGATTTATTGTTCTCGACTTTATTCTTCTGTTTGTCATACCAGCGCTCATCTTGATTGCCTGCAATGTTAAGGTTTCGTTACAGTTAAGCAATAAAACCGCCGTTTCCTCGGCAATGCCGGAATCGGTTTACAAACGCCGCAGAAGGGCCGTCCGCACGCTACTCATCATGATTCTGATATTTATCGTCCTTAACTTCCCGTTACATTATTTCCGAATGGCAAGGCATGTTTTCAAACAGTCGGTATCTGGGGCCTCCACCATTGGCCATGTTTTCCTAATTCTGACTTTTACCAACAATTGTTTGAATGTATTCTTTTACGGGTTGCTAAACGAGAACATGAAGAGCTTTTGTCCGATCTGTTATAAGGAGAACCGAGTAGCGCCAACAGCGGACTCGAAGACGACGAGGACAAAAATGACAAAGATTACTGTGCCTTTATCACATTGAtttgattgtgtatttttaatccAATTAGAACTGTAAAAAAATATGACTCtagagatttttttctttaaagtacAAAGTTGATAACCGTAGTTAATGGAGAATGTCGACGacacttaaataaatattttaaacaggAATGTTATACAGTGCATATCACGtcttcatacatgtaacttgtCGACAGATGAACACTGTAATCTTCCCTGTGATCTTTACGATACACTGAAGTCGAgatttcaaaagaaatcaaaaatatttatcgaCTGTCCCAGATTATGGTttccgtttaatttttttaaaaaaaataggtatTCATCAAAGAAGAGTTGCAATCGATGTTCCgagatttctttttttcatatttcccCTCTTAATACCAAATAAATAGagaaaacaagttgctgtcctttaaaaaaagactacaatacgtggaccatttgcatgcgTTTCCAACGAAAGCGTGATAGCcataagattatcagagattccaccgactctagccctctgcttttaaccactaaatttgtacgttgcattacgtatacatgtgtgtatagccctgacttataaaataattatgatctatatatgaatgaagtttgcatgtatagtatcaggcattcggtaaattctactatttgcgcacacattacgatttgcactactttgttaactaacGTTATGCAGTGACatctttgtgtaaattaaaaatttcatattttgatgcatttttctgtttaccgacaactttacaattacagcgcctttgaacttatgtgtgcatatggcacggaatcccgatcccgtttcagataaacgtgtgctagcctagttccctgagctacccattacgcacaggaaccaggctagctcatgcgcaggctaaattttccccatagcatccggtttaacctcgcttatacatgtactctcgtggatatgatataattatttgtttcaCTTTCTCTTTGTTTTATCCGCTTCAAAGAAAGCGGCAATTGCCATTCCTTTAGACTGACCTGTGTACATCATGGTGAATACCAACAtatgtacaagtacatgcaCTGTTTGTCCCAAACTTGGAATAACACTTCGAGTAGTCTACATATGTAGGTCCTcgaaaaactataaaaaagagGCACGACTTTAATAGAGGTACTTTTGTAATAGACATCATGCGAgcatccagaaaatttttccaggaaGGGGGGAGGGGCGTCCGACGGTTAATTAAGTttgcttgggggggggggggggggttcgaagggattttttttgtaatcacCCTTGACCATTTCCCCTCTAGATCCGAGAATGGACCTACACACAAAAAATTGATTgacatggagttggcccccttACTTTTATGGGATCGTGTAAAGAAAAGGGGTTTTGGATTGCGAAATGTTTCACTCCTTCCAACCTCCAAAGTCCATTCTTTTAAGgtataaaatatgcaaataatttcaaaactttaCTGAATATCTTGCGACTGGTTGCAATAAAAGGATGAAAAACTGCAGAAAATCTGGCGTCGATGGGTGGGATTTCTAAGCAATGGTAAGGAGTACTATTGattatgtaataaatgaaatggATTTTTACGACCAGAATTAAGTTAGTTTCTTTGCTGGAAATACGCATGGTTAATCAAAGTATTGAGTAAGAAGGctttaaaatgtgaaatggagcctTATCTAACCTTATGTTTGTCATCATTTACTTCTATTTTAATCAAGTTTTATTCAACTTTTCACTTTGCAACGTAATTTGgaaatatttcatcaatgaaTTCTAAGCGTATAGTTTTTTATCGTCCATTTTCGTGAAAATGTGGTTAGCCCGGTAGGATGCCACTCGGCTTTCTACTGAGATACTACTGAACTTTCACGAACCtatcttgtatttatttgaaTTGTAAACTGTAAATTGTTAACGTATATAAGTTCTTGAAATCCAATTCGTTATACTCGCTTAAATTTACGCTgaataaaaaatccaaaacgaaacaaaagttCAACAAGTTGTATTTAGGTTGGATAAAATAACGGTACTTGGTATTCTAATGAAACCGATTCTCGGAATTCCGATAAATTAATAACGTGCGGAGGTTCCATCACGGACAGTCCGATATAATTCTGTACACAATTAGCGACACAAAGGTGCGGAAATCTAGCACAGCAAGCCACACACACTCGACTAACGTGCTGGGCTTCAGCACAGTTAGCCCAACATATAACACACACTATGCTAACGTGCGGGGTTCCAGCACATTTTAAACCATTCTTCCGGTTTTTGTTtggatttttgtttgtttttgtttttttacattttttgacaGGTATTGATTGcttcttttttataataatagaaTGGTAAAGACATgccagaaaaataaacattcacacATCTAgctttaatgatatttttgaacTTCTATTGTCCAgcaattatttaatttgccGGGGGATTAACTTAAGTATATATCAAAGTCTAGTGTCAATGGTATTAAGATATTTGTCACATGCAAGAaccaaagttttgtttttttttttgttttttttttttacacaatattacGTACGTTTACCGTATCTGagggaaaaaatcaaatttatattcTCATAGAAGCTGGTTTAGAAAcctgattttaaacttttaatgtaacacatttacaattatgaaaataattagCGTTTTTCTTAAAGATGCAACATAAAGTAAATTGTGTATGTTTATTATAAGAATTAATCAAATTGTCTGTGTATCCCATTTACTCTCTGTGAGAGGTTCACAGTGATACTGTACATTTCTAAATACGCTATTTTTGTGTACCAGTCTATGGTTTTGGGTGAATTAAACTGAGATAAACTAAATTCTGTTCATTGTGAGTATTTAATCTGCTGTCAGTATAATTGATTTCCTTCaccttttcacatttttaaagaattaaaatcaCTACAGACATTAAACAGTTCGAAGAGGTATAAGTCTGAGGTAATTCATTTAGATTTACTCAGATGTCAGGATCAAAACATTTACATGGAGAATGAATAATGCATTTTGAAAGAAGGACGGATGTAAATTTCTgactgttgtacatgtacaagtaagtATATAACCTCCAGTCATGTTTTAtcacaggttttgattagttaacaaataaactttgaatattactAACAGGATATAGAAAAAAAGGATTTCCGAATAGTCGCcgcaaaacaaatatttactcAAAGACCGCTATCAACTGTTTTGTTACGTAAGCCAATGGATAGGGAACAATAAAGCAAATTAAACTGGAAAGGAAGCACGCTGTAAACAATTACCGAATCAGAGAAGTAAGAGTTGGATTGTTCATTTTCTTACCAAAGGGAAAAACCGATACTTGACAGAGAAACAAACCATACTGTTTTAATGTTTTagactaagaaaaaaaaacacgctGCTTAATTTATGTGGACAGTCATTGGATCTACATGGATTCGCGGGAACTTGTTGTGTTTATAACATTATGTGCCATTTTAATGTGTTTGATAGTAGTTCTCAGCATTGTGTCAATTGTTGTCATCACACGAAAATCTAACTTCACCAATCCTCGGAATTTCATGCTGATTTTTCTTGCTACTTCGGACCTTGCGATTGGCGTACTTGTGATTCCAAATGTCATATTTCTGACGTTGAACAATTCTCTAGTGGGTGGATACATTTGCAAAGCGTGTATGTTCGCGGAATACATGGCGGTGGTAGCACATACCCTTACCATAACCGCACTGGCATTGGACAGATTTTTGGCAATCCGGTTTCCAATGAAGTCCAGAATACTCAGGAGACGGGAGAATTACCTGTTTGTGATAGGTGCTATAATGTTCCTTTCTCTTTTGTATGGACTCCGAGGTCTCCTTCTGTATCAGCCGGTCGAGAAGGAAATGACCAAGGGAAATACAACAGAAACAATGTACACGTGCATGGTTTCTGATAATACATTTAATATCCACCTCGGGTTTGTGGTTGTCGACTTTATATTGCTGTTTATTCTTCCATCTTTGGTACTTATCATATCCAATGTCAAAGTGTCCAAGACCTTAAGGAGAACACCATTCCGAACATTGAGTAAAAGTCACGCTTCGTTACACACCAAGAAAAAGAGGAGATCCATGCGTCTTTTGCTCGTCATGGTTGTCCTGTTCATCATATTAAATATTCCTTTGCATTCTTTGCGATTAGGGATCCTTTTTTACAATCAAGACTCGTCCCAAGTGAGTGTAATAATGCATAGCTTCCTGATTTTATCGTTTCTCTACTATGTTTCCAATGTGTTTCTTTATGGTTTGATGAACAATGAGATTCGGTTGATCCTGTATAAAGTTTTCCGTGTGGGTGGACTCGGCGGAGATTCACGTGACACCGATACACCTGTCCATTATTCTTCGAGAAATCTGTCCAGAAACGCAAATTCATCGTAAAATGCAACGTTGATTTGACTATTTTATACCTGcattgtcatttgaaatattaaaaacattaatattcCCATGGACTTCATACAAACCTCTTATGCAATGATGAATGACATACctgatatttatttcaatagattatttcaatagtttttACATTAACTGAGTATATTCTACACGATATTTGTAAGAAATCCAATTCATCTGCGTATGCATGCATATACTAACTAATTCATTTAACTTTTGATAgctcattttaaaatatcaacgCTAATAAAAATTCGTAATTCATTATAATGCATAACGTCGTTTACGTTcttttttaacacttttgatGCATGTAGAttttgtgttgttgttttttttttattaaatgccATTGATCAAAACTTGAGAAACATCGGAAGCAAGAACTCCATGGACTTCGTCAGGCTCGGAATAgttcctttttaaaaataataaattctatCAATGTAACTTGAATCAATGATCTAAAAGCTGCATTACATAACATATCGTACTTTTTCACaacatgacccccccccccctttaatcAGTAAgaaccccccacccccttttAGCGACTAGTACAAACTCAATATTCATCATAGATCTAATTTCACAATTTTCGCCTAAACgactttctttattttaaccAGTAACCATATAGACGGTTTAGCTGTTACGGAAAAAAGAAGGTTTTCTAATAATTCATGTCACTTAGTTACGCTATCATAAGATTCAACAAGCAGGCAAGGGGCCACATAGCTCCCCTGACCTATAATAGCAAACTGACATCTCcgattttaataaatcatatacaAAAATATCTGTACAATTTAGCAgagtaagtttaaaaaaaaaattctggcaCATTTTTTACAACACTGAGATCCCCGAAAAGACGAAGATTTCGAATGgttttcttctatatattccgatCTAAAACCTGactagaaaagtttaatgtagcaattaaattatgcgtgttaaggtcagacgacacgttcctcaattttatatatgtcattgtggctccaccttaTCTTCAAGagtaatgatttgaacaaacctgatACTACAccacctgagaatgcttccacatagGTTTCAACGTTTCTGGCAAAACGTTTTATGAGAGTTTTccccttatatattcctatttaaaaatgtaaaataaatatgtccCCCACCAATAAAATGACCAttaccctacccccggtgaTCAAGCTATGAGCAatcttgaatctacaataccttaTAAAATTTTCACACATAACATTTCTGGACAAATAGTTTTAGagatttaaatctttaatgatttttccttacgaattcttatgtaaaaatttgacacccTCCAccttcattgtggcccaccctaccccatgtgatcaagatttgaaaaaaaaattaattgaatctacactaccttgggatgctttcacataagcttaaacttttctggccaaatggtatTTAAGATTTTCCCTTACAGATTCCCATGTAAAAACTTGACccacccccaattgtggccccaccctacctcaaggaatcatgatttgaacaacatGAATTTCAACTTTTCTGTAAACTTTAATAAAcgataaaaaaacccaaactttTCTGTAAAGGGTTTTGGAGAAGATTTTTAGATGTTCCacaaattttctttatatcaaaattcGATTCTccatggtggccccaccctacctgcAGGgatcattatttaaacaaacttgaatttacactacctgggAAGCTTCCAAATAAGTTTCAACCTTTGTGCCCAAATGGTATTtagaaaatagattttttttaaaaaatgtcaattatttttcattacttCCTAATTAGTGTGCAGTCCTTCGCACAGGGATACTTTATGCCAggttttgtttgaaattagcccagtggttctagagaagatgAACATGTGAAAAGTTTCGGACAACGCCATCGACGTCGATAGACAACGGACAAatcttgatcagaaaagctcacttgagcctttggctcaggcgAGCTAAAAATCCATGTCCCCAACACCAGAATTTCCAGACCTACAGGCTATGAATTGCTTAATTTCGGTACAGACTACCTTTCTATGCATTACCTCGGTAGTTGCCTGCTAAATGCCTACATGAAGGTGTAGtcagatgggttttttttaaagttttaattgttTGTCACTGTTACCAATACAGCAACAGAACCTTGACACAGGAGTCATGCTtttaacattaacatttttaatagaACATATTTTCTCATCCTAACCATGCATGAATTTTACTTCTCAATGCCCcccaaaataatgcaatatagtcaaaaggttttttattaattcagtGATACAAACATTAAGTGAATACTTTATTATACTATCATTCTTCAACTGTAATACATATAATGAAAGGCTCCAAGCTGTCATCATTCTTATCACCTGCAAGTTTAATTaacatgtatttgatacatgtataccttcAACATGAAATGGCATGGCATATTCAATCTTTAAGTACTTGCACaaaaaaagtaataatcaaTCCAAACTCAATTCATTAGATGCTTTAGCATTAATGATAATATTTGCAATGTCTTGCTACAATTCAAGATACGGTAATTAATCTATTTAACAAGAACTTCAATGTTGTATACAGTTGATATGAGAgccaaattaaaatttaaaataatgttaattacTTCTAGGTGAGTTATAATCagttatttagatacatgttatcaaaaaatatataagaatgaACATATACACAATATTGCAAATTGTCATTACGTAATTAACAAACCAGTACAAGCAAACAGACATGTGTCACACAATCAGGTACATTTGTATGTAAAATGAATACTGTCATTGCAACTTATCTGGCCTTTCTGTCAACTGTAAACGAAACCTTGAATGTATAACTATTACAAAGGTATCCATGGTAACCATCCTTTtaactttcatttgatataattaatcaataatctGTGTGCTTAGAGCTATAGATCATTAGATTTTATAaagtttacatgtaaacatgtaaacTTTATAATATCTAAAGATCTAACCTATATATAGTACTTAGAATACTTTGAATTTACGTAATACTGATgtaaaattttgtacaaaatgaattagtttaaattggcTTGACGGAGTTGAATATCTGCCATGTTTACAtctgtattatatataaaacatagcAGATATTCAACTGCGTCAAGCCGTTTTAAACTaattcattttgtacaaaattttacATCTGCATTACATTCAAAGTATTTTAAGTACTATATTGGTAAGGCCGAGAAGTTGTAAAGTCACATGTTAGTTTCTTGACTAATAAAATGTGACaatacatatatcataaattttaaCATCAGAATTTTCAACAATGTATGCAAAACATATATACTGCTGATGGACAATGcataaacaaaatcaagaatgacggtttaaaatgctaaaataaGAGGAAAATATTTACTTTCCTTTTTAAGACTTAAAGATGTGGTTTAATTATGTGCAGTCATGATACTGTGctttaataattatttgttgTGCACCAATTTTAATGGATTTTGTTAAGAGTAGATCCACAAGATCAATTTTCAATGAAGTAAAATAGGAAACAAAAATTTTACTGAATaaacttttgaaacaaaactctGCAAAAGTTTAGGCCAATTAAAGGCGCAAGGTCACGAATTTGGTCAAATCttatttttacatttcttgTTGTCTTCAATGCTTTAGATATGCATTTCTAATTATTAACCGAACTGAGTGTCAGTCAtagagttttaagcaagatacagagctcacaattcttcctTACATAAAAAGGCTCATATGCCATGTTTTTAGCTTATATAGGTTCAATATATCAGTAAAAGTTCTTTCTCAAGCTGATTTTGCTATCTGTTAATTCATTTTGAACAGTTCCTAATGTTTGTCATTCCTTTTAGGCCTAAACCTGGAATTTTATTCtaaacatataaaatgtaaataaaaacatgaccTGAGCTTTgtaaagtttgtttacataacaaaggaTTGTGAGCTCTGGTTTATAACTCTGTggctgacactcaaattttggttgactattagaaatacattaaaaacattgtaaacattaaaaatcattatggaaaaaaattctttaaacaaaACCATGACATTGCCACCTTAATAGTAATGAACAACAGTATATGAAATGTGAAAAATCGGATGTTCTTAAAATGGTCTTTGAATCACAagattgattttttataataactccCTGTCCCATCTTGGACAAAAAAGAAGTGAGACCAAGCTATCATTTTAGCTTGCTTTCAACCACTAATTAATACAAATTCATTATACACTTAAATtgaatatcttaatttttaaatcattacttTTGTTTACCATCTACAccattttaagtttaaataagAAAGCCGAGTTGCGGTGATTAGTCAAGTCCAAATGGCAACACCAGATTTCATCATTTCACCAAAATGTTATAGATaacaatttttcatttgaaaaacatTGGTTTTGTGGAAACTTTACGCTTCATTTCATGCTTATGAATTCTGATTTATGTACATTCATTACACTTACGTACATACAACAGGTTTAGTAACTTCTTATGTACAGGTGGGAGGTAAAAATCAAAActgttcataaaaataaaatacagatagtaaatgaattaaaacaaacttttcTATTAAGTACACAAAACTGtcaatttaaatttagaatAATTTGATTCTTTTCGATATTGAAAGATACAAAACttacaaaaacagtttttgtgTATCTACTTACGTCATGCATGTATTTGACTCAAATTCTGAAGATGTGGTTTAGCTGATAATTAAAAAAGACGTCTATCTTTTTGGTTTAcagaataattataaatacatgttcactgttaaaacaataataagatttattctatagattattatttacaataagcTGCCCTCAAAATTTGAGCCAAATTTAAGTGTCCCTTATATTTTTGACAATTCATATTAATACGTAAGGCACCTTAGCATAGCTTGAAAATCAACATGCATTTGTCCTTGGGACCATTTCCCCATGTACACCACAAATAACTGCAAATATCTtgatgcatgtacatgtagtatcttGCTAGAAAGACTCTCTTCAgacaataatattttctaacaGCATTGAAGGCTGCAGTGTATCTACTGCTTTGGGGGTTAAGGGCAGAAGCTGCTATACTGGTCCACACTGTAGCAGTTTGTTGGGAGAGCATGCTAAGCCTTGAATGGGACAGCTGACCACGATTTCTGTGCCTGCGGTCGGATTAAGCTCGGCGCTGTATTCGGAGGACAGCCAGCAGGGACTGGGGTGCGCTGGACTGAGTATTTGACAGTAATACACTATTTGAGAGTTCCAAGAAAAATTCTTTGCCAAGGTTAGCCCTTCTGATCAAACCCATCTGTTCCATCAGGTCCTCGGGGTTGTCGTAAAATGGCTACTGAACAGTTATTATTTAAATTCTGTCGTGCTTCATCCAAATGCATAAGTCTAGGTGGTCTAAAATTAAGGAAGAAGTATTAACAAATTATGCAAACTTGGTATATTTCTACAATAAAGGAGTTACTGATAAACCTGAaccagaatttttttcagtGCATGGTCTCTTGTTATCTACAAAATGTTTATGTAGatgcaaaaaaatgaaactgaagGAAGTTCAAttaatataattcatattttccGTTTCATTTCTCTTATGTATTCAATTATATTCCATTCAGAacattgatataattttatgaaatctctcatgatttgagATAGTACCGGAATATGAATTTTATccaaaaagttgtgtgttaatTTTCTTTCCCCTTGCCTTTATTGGCTcagggatagaaaacacacaagttgttggataaaaatcatcgCAAAccatgagagattctttttatcacatgttttaccacgCCTTTTGTTAAACCTCAATCTTTTCTGTCAACATTATAATTGTGAGCTGCACAACTCATTTACTACAAGACGTCAACAACTTTACACATGGAAAAAAGTTCCTTGATGATTATCAAACAAGCATTTTCtaacatatttttaacaattttgaaaaaaatgaaacagcaTTAAAAGCTTTACATTTGTAACTTAATACTTTTCAactgaattattttgttacttttCATTCTGCGTCAATCATCCTCCTGAAGCTATGTATTGAGTaatcatgtgataaaattacATTTTGCTAAAGTGACACTGCGCCCAGTGtcaaatattaattatgacgtcactttgCACAAGAACACACagtagagcatcaaaaatttaTACTATGAGTGACATCAACCTTATATTGAGTATGTGATAAAATTACATTTTGCTATAGTGACACTGCATCCAGTGTCAAATATGGAGCTCTACAAAAAAGCCACCTTCTAAAAAAGATTTTCCCTTTTCCAACCTAAAGGTGACAAAACGAAGATTCAATAAAAGAACATAAATAAGGTTTAAGGGTCCTCCACACACTTGGAAAAAGTTCTGCCTACAAGTTTATTCTTCAAAATTACTTAAAGATATTGATTTTTAGTATGTGTTCGACTTGAAAATgacccccctccaaaaaaaatacctgtttgggaaaaaaaatcattttaaaattttaccgctattcatgaaaataaaacccCCTGCAGTATTCGAACTCGGGACCTTCGGGTTGGTAGACCAAAGCAACAGCCACTGAGCTACAGAGATAGACAACAATAGTTTCACAATGCGCTAAAATTggcatgttgtgacgtactgtcataaa includes:
- the LOC128188480 gene encoding melatonin receptor type 1C-like, whose product is MVMDATTAALVVVDILMVLIIISTNIFAIVLIMKRSKKNSKNILLVSLSVSDIAIAVFVIPNVIFLKVQNSAISPVLCQICLYTEYMASAANVFSISTLAIDRFRALVFPLQNKDSKREVLYGAIILIWIFSLLYAVRAPVVYRGRMFLVGTGKNSTTVKYGCAVPESLLDLHSGFIVLDFILLFVIPALILIACNVKVSLQLSNKTAVSSAMPESVYKRRRRAVRTLLIMILIFIVLNFPLHYFRMARHVFKQSVSGASTIGHVFLILTFTNNCLNVFFYGLLNENMKSFCPICYKENRVAPTADSKTTRTKMTKITVPLSH